A stretch of the bacterium SCSIO 12827 genome encodes the following:
- a CDS encoding cation diffusion facilitator family transporter encodes MRAATYASVGAALVLISVKFAAWTLTESVSLLSTLIDSMLDALASIVNLIAVHHALQPADREHRFGHGKAEPLAGLAQAAFICGSGAFLLLQAGERLIHPKAITNTDVGYAVMVFSIVVTVALVLFQRYVVRRSGSVAISADSLHYQTDVMINISVIASLYIASEFGITIADPLFAVAIAGYIVIGALKIGKQALDILMDKELADEERARIREIVTRHADVHGMHDLRTRSSGAQVFIQMHVEMAPDMTLLEAHDVTDAVTADLLAVYPNAEIIIHEDPEGLEEDRAVFR; translated from the coding sequence ATGCGGGCCGCAACCTATGCTTCCGTTGGGGCCGCCCTGGTCCTGATCAGTGTCAAATTCGCTGCCTGGACGCTGACCGAGTCGGTCAGTCTGTTGTCGACTCTGATCGATTCCATGCTCGATGCCTTGGCCTCGATCGTCAACCTGATCGCGGTTCACCATGCATTACAGCCGGCCGACCGCGAACACCGTTTCGGCCACGGCAAGGCCGAGCCGCTTGCGGGCTTGGCCCAGGCCGCTTTCATCTGCGGGTCGGGGGCGTTCCTTTTGCTTCAGGCGGGTGAGCGTCTGATCCACCCCAAGGCCATCACCAATACGGATGTCGGCTATGCGGTGATGGTGTTCTCCATCGTCGTCACGGTCGCCTTGGTGCTGTTCCAGCGTTATGTGGTGCGGCGCTCGGGATCGGTGGCGATCAGCGCCGACAGCCTGCATTACCAGACCGACGTGATGATCAACATCAGCGTCATTGCCTCGCTCTATATCGCATCGGAATTCGGCATCACCATTGCCGACCCCCTGTTCGCCGTGGCCATCGCCGGCTACATCGTCATCGGCGCATTGAAGATCGGCAAGCAGGCGCTCGATATCTTGATGGACAAGGAATTGGCCGATGAGGAACGGGCCCGCATCCGCGAGATCGTGACCCGCCACGCCGATGTGCATGGCATGCACGACCTGCGCACACGGTCGTCGGGCGCCCAGGTATTCATTCAGATGCACGTGGAAATGGCGCCGGACATGACCTTGCTGGAGGCCCATGACGTGACGGACGCGGTGACGGCGGATCTGCTGGCGGTCTATCCCAACGCAGAGATCATCATCCACGAGGATCCGGAAGGCCTGGAGGAGGACCGGGCGGTCTTCCGATGA
- a CDS encoding AAA family ATPase: protein MSGTDNQDQRAVIDFLADPRAFGLPPGAVVARQETHVSHIFLAGDRAYKLKKQVRFPYLDFSTLEARRRACEVEVTINRRTAPAIYLGTVAVTDEGGGRLALGGAGDPVDWLVEMRRFPDGALFTHLADAGALNRRLMESLADSVQAFHGTAEIDHERGGAAGIRAIIDNNDASFRSARGGLFNAGDINALTEESRQLQDRLAALLDARRDGERVRHCHGDLHLANICLFNGQPTLFDAIEFNDAFARIDVLYDLAFLLMDLDLRGHRRLASFVLNRYLDRVPLDSGDLDGLALMPLFLSMRAAVRAHVGASQAAALADAAESRRRAGRAREYFFRAQEYLAPPPPVLIAVGGLSGSGKSRLARELAPHLGAVPGARVVRTDVQRKRLAGIDLFDRLPPESYTPESSRRTYDACFDEAARALAAGQSVVFDAVSLKPQERDGIEALAGRYKVPFLGLWADAPLAVRLERIEAREHNVSDAGAEVARRQEELDLGEVTWTVIDSSGTRKNTVAGALAMIRDRGLA, encoded by the coding sequence ATGAGTGGGACCGACAACCAAGATCAGCGCGCGGTCATCGATTTTCTTGCCGATCCCAGAGCCTTCGGCCTGCCGCCTGGGGCGGTGGTCGCGCGCCAGGAAACCCATGTGTCCCACATATTCCTGGCTGGCGACCGGGCCTACAAGCTGAAGAAACAGGTCCGCTTTCCCTATCTTGATTTCTCAACCCTGGAAGCGCGCCGCCGCGCTTGCGAAGTCGAGGTGACCATTAACCGGCGTACGGCGCCTGCGATTTACCTGGGCACGGTGGCGGTTACGGATGAAGGGGGCGGGCGTCTGGCGCTCGGTGGTGCGGGCGACCCGGTCGACTGGCTGGTCGAGATGCGGCGGTTTCCCGACGGTGCCCTGTTCACTCATCTGGCCGACGCGGGGGCGCTCAACCGCCGCCTGATGGAAAGCTTGGCCGACAGTGTTCAGGCCTTTCACGGCACGGCCGAGATCGACCATGAACGCGGTGGGGCGGCGGGGATTCGCGCCATCATCGACAACAATGACGCCAGTTTCCGCAGTGCCCGGGGCGGCTTGTTCAATGCAGGCGACATCAATGCCCTGACCGAGGAGTCCCGGCAACTACAGGATCGTCTGGCGGCCCTGCTGGACGCGCGTCGGGACGGTGAGCGGGTGCGTCATTGCCATGGCGACCTGCACCTGGCGAACATCTGTCTGTTCAACGGTCAGCCGACCCTGTTCGACGCCATTGAATTCAACGACGCCTTCGCGCGCATTGACGTTCTCTACGACCTTGCCTTCCTGCTTATGGACTTGGACCTACGGGGGCACCGGCGTTTGGCGTCCTTCGTGCTCAACCGTTACCTCGACCGCGTCCCCCTGGATAGCGGCGATCTCGACGGTCTGGCCCTGATGCCGTTGTTCCTGTCCATGCGTGCCGCTGTGCGTGCCCATGTCGGGGCGTCCCAGGCGGCGGCTTTGGCGGATGCGGCCGAAAGCCGCCGCCGCGCCGGGCGCGCGCGGGAATACTTTTTCCGTGCCCAGGAATACCTGGCCCCACCGCCGCCGGTGCTGATCGCCGTCGGCGGCCTGTCCGGCAGCGGTAAAAGCCGCCTGGCGCGGGAACTGGCGCCCCATCTGGGGGCCGTGCCTGGGGCCCGCGTGGTGCGCACGGACGTGCAGCGCAAGCGCCTTGCGGGCATCGACCTGTTCGATCGTCTGCCGCCGGAAAGCTATACGCCCGAGTCTTCGCGCCGTACCTATGACGCCTGTTTCGATGAGGCCGCCCGGGCGCTTGCCGCCGGCCAGTCCGTGGTGTTCGATGCGGTGTCGCTGAAGCCCCAGGAAAGGGACGGGATCGAGGCCCTGGCCGGGCGGTACAAGGTGCCGTTCCTCGGCCTGTGGGCCGACGCGCCGCTTGCCGTGCGTCTGGAACGGATCGAGGCCCGCGAGCATAACGTCTCCGACGCGGGGGCCGAGGTTGCCCGCCGTCAGGAAGAACTCGATCTGGGCGAGGTGACCTGGACTGTCATCGACAGTTCAGGGACACGCAAGAACACGGTCGCGGGGGCCCTGGCGATGATCCGCGACCGCGGGCTGGCGTGA
- a CDS encoding DnaJ domain-containing protein: protein MKDAYKILGVAKNATPDQIKSAYRKAARERHPDLDPGNPWAEDDFKELTAAYEVLSNADRRKRYDDGEIDATGQPLSGQGTAGYDAKGRAKTRRWKKDPFETFRQKKRQEKTVTVDGANVNYSLTLSAAEAMQGGTKFISMTNGKRLKVAIPKDTRDGQVLRLKEQGMPGLGGGKPGDALVIVKVDADGRFRIDGRDVHVEVPVDLADAVLGGKIKAPTLDGEVSVTVPENANTGTVLRLKGKGLKDDDGGKPGDQFVTLKVMLPKKPDPELRAFVEKWAKKTGARAS, encoded by the coding sequence ATGAAGGATGCCTATAAAATTCTCGGTGTGGCCAAGAATGCCACGCCGGACCAAATCAAATCCGCCTACCGCAAAGCGGCGCGTGAGCGCCATCCGGATTTGGATCCCGGCAACCCCTGGGCCGAGGACGATTTCAAGGAACTGACCGCCGCCTACGAGGTGCTGTCCAACGCCGACCGTCGCAAACGCTATGACGACGGCGAAATTGACGCGACCGGTCAGCCCCTATCCGGCCAAGGGACGGCGGGTTACGACGCCAAGGGTCGGGCCAAAACCCGGCGGTGGAAGAAGGATCCGTTCGAAACCTTCCGCCAGAAGAAACGCCAGGAAAAGACCGTCACGGTCGATGGCGCCAACGTCAATTATTCCCTGACCTTGAGCGCCGCCGAAGCCATGCAGGGCGGCACCAAATTCATCAGCATGACCAACGGCAAACGCCTGAAGGTCGCCATTCCCAAGGACACCCGCGACGGGCAGGTTCTGCGCCTGAAGGAACAGGGCATGCCCGGCCTGGGCGGCGGCAAGCCCGGTGATGCGCTGGTCATCGTCAAGGTCGATGCAGATGGGCGGTTTCGCATCGACGGCCGCGACGTCCATGTCGAGGTGCCCGTTGACCTGGCGGACGCGGTCCTGGGCGGCAAGATCAAGGCCCCGACCCTGGACGGCGAGGTCAGCGTCACCGTGCCGGAAAACGCCAACACGGGCACGGTTCTGCGCCTCAAGGGCAAGGGGCTGAAGGATGATGACGGCGGCAAACCCGGCGACCAATTCGTGACGCTGAAGGTCATGCTGCCCAAAAAGCCCGATCCGGAACTGCGTGCCTTCGTTGAAAAATGGGCAAAGAAAACCGGCGCCCGCGCGTCCTAA
- a CDS encoding SOS response-associated peptidase yields the protein MGWTLRQTCWLFQGPFALSYTAAMCARYQMSASPQVIMDQFHLDAPPPVPNTDDMRPTDQALIIDGTGPRLMCWGLTVTWDKKPLINARTETLAEKPTFRPLLERRCLVPMTAYLEWRKANDGSKRKNRIAVTTAGPAAFAGLTDGAAFTIVTCAPAPAIAHIHNRMPVILDDAGTDTWLKAPSFADARSVLHPFAGDLMYEEQMPERVQGELF from the coding sequence ATGGGCTGGACGTTACGGCAAACATGCTGGCTATTCCAGGGCCCGTTTGCCCTGTCCTATACTGCCGCCATGTGCGCCCGTTACCAAATGTCGGCAAGCCCCCAGGTGATCATGGATCAGTTCCATCTGGACGCCCCGCCGCCCGTGCCCAACACGGACGACATGCGGCCGACGGACCAGGCCCTGATCATCGACGGAACCGGGCCGCGCCTGATGTGCTGGGGCCTTACCGTCACCTGGGACAAAAAGCCGCTGATCAACGCCCGGACGGAAACGCTCGCGGAAAAGCCGACCTTCCGCCCGCTTTTGGAACGGCGTTGTCTAGTGCCGATGACCGCCTATCTGGAATGGCGCAAGGCCAACGACGGCAGCAAACGTAAGAATCGCATCGCCGTGACCACCGCCGGCCCCGCCGCCTTCGCCGGCCTGACCGATGGCGCGGCCTTTACCATCGTCACCTGCGCCCCCGCCCCTGCCATCGCACATATCCACAACCGCATGCCGGTGATCCTGGATGACGCGGGGACGGATACATGGCTGAAAGCGCCGTCTTTCGCCGATGCCCGCTCCGTACTGCACCCCTTTGCGGGCGACCTGATGTACGAGGAACAGATGCCCGAGCGGGTGCAGGGCGAATTGTTCTAG
- a CDS encoding glycine zipper 2TM domain-containing protein, whose product MNIVKFTGVAVLALALTACGTDKQGDKQTVGTLLGAGLGALAGSQFGGGKGQLAAVAVGALAGAWLGGETGKSLDKADKAYAQRTAQDALEYNKTNQTASWNNPDSKAAGTFTPTKTYQTAEGHNCREYETSIVVDGKTEKATGTACRQPDGTWRVVN is encoded by the coding sequence ATGAACATCGTGAAATTCACCGGGGTTGCGGTTCTGGCCTTGGCGCTGACCGCTTGCGGAACGGACAAGCAGGGCGACAAGCAAACCGTCGGCACCCTTCTGGGCGCCGGCCTGGGTGCCTTAGCCGGCTCGCAGTTCGGCGGCGGCAAGGGCCAGTTGGCGGCAGTCGCCGTGGGTGCTCTTGCCGGTGCCTGGCTTGGCGGCGAAACGGGCAAGTCCCTCGACAAGGCCGATAAAGCCTATGCCCAGCGCACCGCCCAGGACGCCCTGGAATACAACAAGACCAACCAGACCGCGTCCTGGAACAACCCAGATTCCAAGGCCGCCGGCACTTTCACCCCGACCAAGACCTACCAGACGGCCGAGGGCCACAACTGCCGCGAATACGAAACCTCCATCGTCGTCGACGGCAAGACCGAAAAGGCGACCGGCACGGCCTGTCGGCAGCCCGACGGAACCTGGCGCGTCGTCAACTGA
- the pdxH gene encoding pyridoxamine 5'-phosphate oxidase yields the protein MDQKSQDDALPRKPATDDPIEKFRGWLGEAEGKEISNPNAMALATATASGRPSVRMVLLKDVDDQGFVFYTNLESRKGGELAENPFASLCFYWKTLERQVRVEGAIRPVSPAEADAYYESRHRSSRIGAWASRQSRPMKTRFDLEKRVAEFTAKFHVGAIPRPDFWSGFRVVPERIEFWTEGAFRLHERIVYHRLGTGWETERLFP from the coding sequence ATGGACCAGAAATCCCAGGATGACGCGCTGCCGCGCAAACCGGCTACGGACGACCCCATCGAAAAGTTCCGGGGCTGGCTGGGCGAAGCCGAGGGCAAGGAAATCAGCAACCCGAACGCCATGGCGCTTGCCACGGCGACGGCGTCGGGACGGCCCAGCGTGCGCATGGTTCTGTTGAAGGACGTCGATGACCAGGGCTTCGTGTTCTACACCAACCTGGAAAGCCGCAAAGGCGGGGAATTGGCGGAGAACCCCTTTGCTTCCCTGTGCTTTTACTGGAAGACCCTGGAACGTCAGGTCCGTGTCGAAGGGGCGATCCGGCCGGTCAGCCCGGCCGAGGCTGATGCCTATTACGAAAGCCGTCACCGGTCTTCGCGCATCGGCGCCTGGGCATCGCGTCAGTCGCGGCCCATGAAGACCCGCTTCGACCTGGAAAAGCGGGTTGCCGAGTTCACGGCCAAGTTCCATGTCGGCGCCATTCCCAGGCCGGATTTCTGGTCGGGATTCCGCGTCGTTCCCGAACGCATCGAATTCTGGACCGAAGGTGCCTTCCGCCTGCATGAACGCATTGTCTATCACCGCCTCGGCACGGGCTGGGAGACGGAGCGCCTGTTCCCGTGA
- a CDS encoding SDR family oxidoreductase, producing the protein MTGSGDTQPTAAADQRVRTVVITGASRGIGHATARFFLARGWHIITCSREDTPEECKRDPQWTCHIPTDLSDVASVENFIEKANAALPEGRLEALVNNAGMSPKTPFKERLGCLNGDLNAWQEVFDLNFLAPLRLSRGFASALHKGDGAIVNVTSIAGHMIHPFAGSAYSISKAALSALTREMANEFAALGVRVNAVAPGEIETEMIQPEYEALIPRIPLDKMGSPTDVAGAIHYLCSDDARYVTGTEIWVTGGQHMV; encoded by the coding sequence ATGACAGGGAGCGGAGACACACAGCCCACGGCGGCAGCCGATCAGCGCGTGCGCACGGTGGTTATCACCGGGGCCAGCCGTGGTATCGGCCATGCGACGGCGCGGTTCTTTCTGGCGCGCGGTTGGCACATCATCACCTGTTCGCGGGAAGACACGCCCGAAGAGTGCAAGCGCGATCCGCAATGGACCTGCCACATCCCGACGGACCTGTCCGACGTGGCCAGCGTCGAAAACTTTATCGAAAAGGCCAACGCGGCCCTGCCTGAAGGGCGGCTGGAAGCGCTGGTCAACAACGCCGGGATGTCGCCTAAGACACCGTTCAAGGAACGGCTCGGCTGCCTGAACGGGGACTTGAATGCCTGGCAGGAAGTCTTCGACCTTAATTTCCTGGCCCCGCTGCGCCTGTCGCGGGGGTTTGCGTCGGCCCTGCACAAGGGCGACGGCGCCATTGTCAACGTGACTTCCATCGCCGGCCATATGATCCACCCCTTCGCGGGCTCGGCCTATTCCATCTCCAAGGCGGCCCTGTCGGCGTTGACGCGGGAAATGGCCAACGAGTTCGCGGCCCTCGGCGTGCGGGTCAACGCAGTGGCGCCGGGCGAGATTGAGACGGAAATGATTCAGCCCGAATACGAGGCCCTGATCCCGCGCATACCGCTCGACAAGATGGGCTCGCCCACGGACGTGGCCGGGGCCATTCATTACCTGTGTTCTGACGATGCGCGCTATGTCACCGGTACCGAGATCTGGGTCACCGGCGGCCAGCATATGGTTTAA